In the Streptomyces sp. 3214.6 genome, GCGGCCGAACCAGGGCCATGGCACCAGCATCTGGTCGGCGGCCGTCCCCGCCGTGCCGCAGTGCGCGTAGGCGGCCGGAAGCCCGGTGCGCCGCCAGCGGGCGGCGAGCTGTTCCTCGTCGCCGCCGGGGTACGAATGCGGCAGGTCCTCCGGGGTGGTGCCGACGCGGAACGTCAGCAGAAAGCGGTTGACGACGGCGCAGCGGGCGGCGAGCTCGTACCGGTCGGGCTGCGGGCGCGCCTCCTTGGACGCCGGGAGGTGTCCGAAGCCGAGGTGCAGGGCGGCGTGCGCGAGGGACCAGGCCCAGTGGCCGACGTCGGCGATCCGGGTGGGGTGGGCGTGCAGGACGCCGTTGGAGTCGGCGCGGACGAGACCGTCGCGGGGCGCCAGGCCGCACCCCTCGCGGCGGCAGGTGTCGAACTCGATGGCGGCCAGCGCCGGGTTCTGGCGCAGCAGCGCCACCCCGAACTCGAACGACTCCGTGGCGAGGTCCCGCTTCTTCTTGTCACGGGCCTCACGGTTCACCGGCGGGCCTCCACCAGGCGGGGCATGTCGCGGGCCGCCTCCACCAGGAACCAGGCGGGCAGCACGGGGTTGCCGTCGGCGTCGGAGGCGATGACGGTCTGGGCGACCTCGACGGAGATCTCGGCGAGCTGCACGAGCAGCGACTTGGCGCGGTACGCGGTCTGCCGGCCGTTCGCCGACATGCGCTCCTTGACGGCCGGCAGCTCCTTGACCAGCCGGCCGCGGAACGAGTCGGCGAGGTAGTAGAGCAGGTCACGGTCCTCGACGCGGTGCGGCCAGGAGGCCTCGCCCTTGAGGATGGCCTCGATGCCGTACCGGCTGCGGACGATCTTGACGTAGCCGCAGAAGGCGGTGGCGTGGGAGGGCGTCAGCGTGCCGTGCGCGAGGACCTTGAGGGTGTCCTCGTCGAGATCGCGCCCGAAGGAGTGCAGGGCGTCGGAGAGCATGTGCCAGGAACGGGGCGTCGAAAACGGTTCCTCGGTTTTCGGCGGCTTGGACCACAGGTGGTCGGGCCGGTCGGTGAGGTGGTCGAGTATCCACGGGTGGATGCCGTGGCCCGCGGCCCAGTTCAGCCAGTCCCGCGCGGACGCCTCCAGGTGGACGTGGGTGAGCCGGTTGACGAGCGCGGAGGCGATGGGCCGGGCGAGCGCGTTGTCCGTGGCGCGGTTCCCGGCGCCGATGACGATCGAGCCCTTCGGCAGCTCGTAGTTGCCGATCCGGCGGTCGAGAATCAGCGAGTAGAACGCTTTCTGCACATCGGGCGTGGCCGCGTTCAGCTCGTCCAGGAACAGGCAGTACGGCTCGTCGCGGGCGATGGCCTCCGGCGGGCAGAACACCGACCGTCCGTCGCGGATCTGGGGGACGCCGATGAGGTCCTCGGGCGCGAGCTGCGTACCGAGCAGACTCACGCACTCCAGCCCGAGCGACTCGGCGAACTCCCTGACCAGGGAGGACTTTCCGATGCCGGGGGCGCCCCAGAGGAACACCGGCCGCACCACGGCGAGACCGAGGAGCAGTTCGGGGATGCGGGAAGGCGTGACGGTGACGGCAGCCTGCAAGGCAAAGGCTCCTCGGGGGATGCGGAAGGGGCGCGAGTGCGCGGGATCCGGAGACGACCGGCTCGGTACCGCCAGTGTGTGCGTACGGCCCCCCGGACGCAGCCGATTTTCAGGCGGCGTGCTCCTCCGGGGCCGTTTCCAGGGGTACCTGGAGGCCGTTCGACTCGCGCAGCCAGCGGCGCAGGACGCGGTGGACGTGCTCCGCCCCGGTCAACCGCTCGTCGTCCTCGACGGGTGCGGACAGGGCGAGCGGGGACAGCAGGAACGGTCTGGCCTGGGCGCCGCCGAGGCCGCCGTGGGAGCCGATCTGCTCCTCGAAGGCGAGGACCTCGCCGTCGGCCGGCTCGTGGAAGGAGTTGACCATGATGTCGGCGGTGTGCGGGAAGGAGTGGGTGCGGCGTACGGCGTCGGCCGCGCCGGGCCCGAAGACGGCCAACGGGCCCAGATCGCCGTCGAGTCGGTCGAGGGGGATCTCCGCGCCGTACGCGCCGAGGACGACCCCGCCGTGCTCCTCGCTGCGCACCAGGAGGAAGCCGATGCCGGGGTGGTTGGCGAGGGTGGTCAGCAGGGCGGGGTGGCGGGCGTCGATCTCCTCCTTGCTCATCCGGTGCGGCACGTCCGGGAAGGAGACCAGGCCCAGGTTCCCCGAGGCCAGCACGATCGGCTCCGAGCCGCGGCCGGAGGAGCGGTGGCGTTCGCCGCCCTCCTCGACGGGCCGGCGCAGCGCCGCGCGGACGGCCGCGCGGGCCTCGGCGCCGCTGTGGGTGCGTTCCGCCTTGCGTGGCACGGGCAGCCCGCAGCCGGCCCGTACCAGGTCGCCGAGGGTGAGGCCGTAGCGGGCGCGGAACGTTTCGCCGGGGCTCTGGCCGTGGTCGGACAGGACGACGATCCGGTACGGGCGGGGCGCGTGCTCGGCGACGTTCTCGATCAGCGCGAGCGCCCGGTCGAGGCGGCCGAGGACCTGCTCGGTGTCCCGGCCGAGCGGCCCGGAGTGGTGGGCGACCTCGTCGTAGGCCACCAGGTCGGCGTAGACGGCGGTGCGGCCGGCGAGCATGTCGCCCATCACGGCGGCCACCACCACGTCCCGTTCGACGACGGTCGCGAAGGCGCGCACGAACGGATAGAGGCCGCCGCGGCCGACCCGGGGCCGTTCTCCCCGCAGCCGGGCGCGGGTGGACTGGGCGATCTCCCGGACGACCTCGGCGACGAACGACAGGGCGGTGCGCACGGCGTTGGCCGGATCGGAGAAGTAGGCGAAGTAGCCGGACCGCGAGCGGGTCTCCCGGCTGCGTCGGCGGGCGGCTATGGACAGCACGAGGGCCTGTTCGTCGGCGCCGCCGCTGAAGAGGTTGCCCCGGCTGGCGCCGTCGGCGGACAGCAGTCCGCCGTCCCCGGTGTGTTCGACGGCACGGCGCTGGAGTTCGGCGGCGCTGGTGGGACGGTTGCAGACCATCACCTCCCCGCTGTCCTTCTCGTACCAGCGGAAGGCGGGCACGTCGTGGTTGCTGCCGTGCAGGATGCCTAGCTGGCTGGCGCCGGTCTGGCTGGACCAGTCGGTGTGCCAGGGGGTGAGGCGATGGGTGGGACGGTGTGCCGCATCCTGGGCGTGGCCCTGCCGCGGCGGGCCGCCCAGCCATCTCGCGACCGTCGGCATCAGCCCCTTCCCCACGGCCGTGACCAGCACGTCGTGGCCCACGCCGTCGAGCTGGAGGAAGACGGTGCCGGGGGTGGCGGGGCAGGCGGGGCCGCCTCGTCGGCGGCGGTCGGCCAGGCGGTAGAGGCGGCGCCGGTAGGCGTCGTCGTCGCGCACGGCCAGGGCGCCGCCCGTCGCGGAGGCGACGGCGGACATCACGGCGGCGACGATGACGGCGGTCTCGGGGGCCGCCTCGCTCTGCCCGGAGGGGTTGAGCCGCAGGGCGAGCAGCAGCAGCGAGCCGTTGAGGAAGAACACCAGCAGGCCCAGGACGAGCGCCGGGACGAGCAGGAGGAGGCGCACCAGCAGCGGCCAGACCAGCGCCGACAGCACACCGAACACGCCGGCGCCGACGGCCGCGGTCATGGCGATGGTGGTGGCGCTGTCGCCGTCGGCGGACTGCAGCCGGAAGTCCGGCAGGATCCCCGCGAGCACCAGCATCGTGAGCGTGGAGACTCCCCACACCGCGACGCTCCGCCCTGCCTGGCTGACGGCACGCCGCCACCGCAACCCACCCACGCCCACGCCCCGTACACCTCGCGTTCCGGCCCCGACGCCCGCGGGGGCCGCCTCCACCCTGTCACATCGCGGTGACAGGCACCCCTGTGAGCACTGGTGCCGTCGCCCCCGGTGGCCTACCGCCCGTCGTAGCCGGCCGTCGGCATCGACAGCCGGCGATGCACGCGGGCCTTCATCTGGGCGTCGTAGGCGGGCTCGGCGCTGCCGACCGTCTCCACACGCACCCCGCGCCGGGCGCATTCCGCGGAGAATTCCTCCACGGAGGACAGCGCGCTCTCCAGCACCCGGCGGCTCGGCGCGACGAACAGGTCGACACCGGGCCGGACCCCGTCCCACAGCACGCAGTGGTCGGCGCGCAGCCCGCGCACCAGCAGCTCGCGGCCGACGACGTATCCGCGTTCCGCGGCCCACCGCGCGCACATCGCGTGCTGGCTGCGGGAGTCCACCAGGAAGGGATCGTCGTCCAGTTCCTCCAGCGGCGTCAGACTCGCGATCGCCGTGACCCGCATGACCCGCATCGGTCCCATGGCGTCCCCCTCACCTCCGGGTTTCGCCGCCGACCCTACTCCTGCCCGTAGGCTTCGGGGGAGTCGCGCGAAGGAGGCAAAGAGGTGCCGGTGGAGATCACCTGGTGGGGTCACGCCACCTGCACGGTCGAGGATTCGGACGTGCGTGTGCTCACCGATCCCCTGTTCGCCCGCCGTCTGGCACATCTGCGTCGCCGCCGGGGCGCACTGCCCCCGCCCGGCGCCCGGCGCGCGGACGTGGTGCTCGTCTCCCACCTGCACGCCGACCATCTGCATCTGCCCTCGCTGGCGCGCCTCGCGCCGGGCACGCGCCTGCTGGTGCCCCAGGGCGCGCCGCGCGCCGTCCCGGGGCTGCGGCGCCTGCGCCACCTGCGGCTGAGCGAGATGGCGCCGGGCGACGAGACGACCGTCGGCCCGGTACGGATACGGGCCGTGCCCGCGCGCCACGACGGGCGGCGGCTGCCGGTCGGCCGGCACCACTCCCCCGCGCTCGGGTACGTCGTCGAGGGCGAGGCCCGGACCTACTTCGCCGGGGACACCGGCCTGTTCGAGGACATGGCCAAGGAAGTCGGGCCGGTCGACGTGGCGTTGCTGCCGGTGGGCGGCTGGGGGCCGTATCTCGGCGAGGGGCATCTGGACGCGGGGCGCGCGGCGGAGGCGCTGGCCCGGCTGGCGCCGCGCAGCGCGGTGCCGGTGCACTACGGGACGTACTGGCCGATCGGCATGGACGCCGTGCGCCCCCATGAATTCCATGCACCCGGCGAGGAGTTCGCGCGGCTCGCGGCGGAGCGTGCGCCGACGGTGGTCGTGCACCGGCTCGGGCACGGGGAGAGCGTGCGCGTGGAGGTCGCACGGTGAGGTGGTGGCTCGCCGCTGCGGCCGTGACGTCCCTGCCGGCGTCGCCCGCGCAGCAGGCCCTCGGCTATCCATCGCTGTTTCTGCTGGTGCTGATCGGGGCGCTGGTGCCGGTGGTGCCGACGGGGGCGCTGGTGAGTTCGGCCGCGGTGGTCGCCTTCCATCAGACGGCGCCCTTCGCGCTGGCCCTGGTGTTCGTGACGGCGTCCCTGGCGGCGTTCTGCGGGGACGCGGCGCTGTACTGGCTGGGGCGGCGCGGGATGCGGTCGAAGAACGGCTCGCGCTGGCTGGAGGCGATCCGCTCGCGGGCTCCGGAGGAGCGGCTGGCGCAGGCGCAGGAGAAGCTCGCCGACCACGGCACGACGGTGCTGGTCCTGTCCCGGCTGGTGCCGGCGGGCCGTATCCCGGTGATGCTGGCCTGTCTGATGGCGAAGTGGCCGCTGCGCCGCTTCGTCCGGGGCAACCTCCCGGCGTGTCTGGCCTGGGCGGTGACCTACCAGCTGATCGGGATCCTCGGCGGTTCGCTGTTCGCCGAGCCCTGGGAGGGCGTGGTCGCCGCGGTCGCGCTGACCGTGGTGGTCGGCGCGGCCCCGAGCGTGTGGCGCCGGGTCAGGGGAACCCGGACCGCCTGATCCGACCGCGGGCGTCGCACGCCCCCCGGGGATATGACACAGGCTCTACGGCGTGCTGCCCAACACCCGGGAGCCTCCCACCGGCAGGTCCCACAGGTTTTCCCGCTCCAGCCCCGCCTTCTCCCAGGCCGCACGCACGCGCGTGAGGGGTTCCAGAACGGGCTCGGCGGAGAGCACGAACGTGGCCCAGTGCATCGGGGCCATGCGCCGCGCGCCGAGGTCCAGGGCGGCGCGGACCGCCTCCTCCGGGTCGCAGTGGACGTCGCTGAGCCACCAGCGGGGATCGTAGGCGCCGATGGGCAGCAGGGCGAGGTCGATACCGGGACAGCGCTGTCCGATGCGGGAGAACCAGTGGCCGTAGCCCGTGTCCCCGGCGAAGTACAGACGCCGGCCGTCGGGGGCGGTGAGCACCCAGCCGCCCCAGAGGGAACGACAGGTGTCGGTGAGGCTGCGCTTGGACCAGTGGTGCGAGGGCACGAAGTCGAAGCGGACGCCGGACAGTTCGGCCGCCTCCCACCAGTCCAGTTCGGTGACGCGGGTGAACCGGCGGCGCAGGAACCAGCGGCCGAGCCCAGCCGGCACGAACACCGGTGTGTCGCGCGGGAGCCGGCGCAGCGTGGGGGCGTCCAGGTGGTCGTAGTGGTTGTGGCTGATGACGACGGCGTCGACGGGCGGCAGCGCCTCCCAGGGCACGCCGACGGGGGTGATGCGGGCCGGGGTGCCGATGATGCGGCGGGACCAGACCGGGTCGGTCAGGATCGTCAGGCCACCCATGCTCACCACCCAACTGGCGTGTCCCGCCCAGGCGACGGCGATCGTGTCGGCGTCCACGCGGGGCAGCGGGGCGGGCTCGAAGGGGAGCCGGGGGATGTCGGCGAGGCCCTCCTTGCCGGGCCGTACGGAACCTTCGCGGGCGAACCGGGCGAGGGCCTTGAGGCCGGGCAGCGGCGAGGTCAGCCGGTGGTGGAAGGTCCGCGGCCACACCCGCCGCTCCCCCAGCGGGCGGGGTGGGGAGAGCGGCGGGACGGGGGGTGCGAACGGGGGCGGGGGGGCCGGGGCGTCGGCGTCCTTGATGGTCACCGTACCGGTGGTGGTCGACTCGGACTGCTGCGTCATCGAGGAGGCTCCCATCGCTGAGCGTCGTCACGGAGATCGTCGAAGACCGACCTCAGGTGCATCAACGCGCGTTGCACGTGTGGCAGTTCCAACGGGGTGAGCGAGGTGAGGCATTGCGTGCGCTGCGCGTGCGTGCCGTCCAGCAGCATGCCCGTGGACAGCCGGACGCGCAGCGCCCCCAGGTCGTCACCGAAGCGGTGGCCGCCCGGTGCGGGCATGCCGAGCCGGGTGGAGAGGAAGTCCTCCAGTTCCTGTGCGTCGCCCACGTCGTGCGCGGCGAGCGCGTCGCGCAACGGGCCGAGGTCGACGTACAGGTGACGGCCGGCCTTCGGCGGCCGGACCAGGGCGCCGGCCGCGACCACGGTGGCGTGCGCGGCGGCGGCCACGCGCGCGTGCAGGCGTACGGCGGCGGCCACGCGTGCGGTGACCGGGGCGGGCTCGGTCAGGGCGTAC is a window encoding:
- a CDS encoding MBL fold metallo-hydrolase, with product MTQQSESTTTGTVTIKDADAPAPPPPFAPPVPPLSPPRPLGERRVWPRTFHHRLTSPLPGLKALARFAREGSVRPGKEGLADIPRLPFEPAPLPRVDADTIAVAWAGHASWVVSMGGLTILTDPVWSRRIIGTPARITPVGVPWEALPPVDAVVISHNHYDHLDAPTLRRLPRDTPVFVPAGLGRWFLRRRFTRVTELDWWEAAELSGVRFDFVPSHHWSKRSLTDTCRSLWGGWVLTAPDGRRLYFAGDTGYGHWFSRIGQRCPGIDLALLPIGAYDPRWWLSDVHCDPEEAVRAALDLGARRMAPMHWATFVLSAEPVLEPLTRVRAAWEKAGLERENLWDLPVGGSRVLGSTP
- a CDS encoding DedA family protein, whose translation is MRWWLAAAAVTSLPASPAQQALGYPSLFLLVLIGALVPVVPTGALVSSAAVVAFHQTAPFALALVFVTASLAAFCGDAALYWLGRRGMRSKNGSRWLEAIRSRAPEERLAQAQEKLADHGTTVLVLSRLVPAGRIPVMLACLMAKWPLRRFVRGNLPACLAWAVTYQLIGILGGSLFAEPWEGVVAAVALTVVVGAAPSVWRRVRGTRTA
- a CDS encoding phage holin family protein — protein: MGGLRWRRAVSQAGRSVAVWGVSTLTMLVLAGILPDFRLQSADGDSATTIAMTAAVGAGVFGVLSALVWPLLVRLLLLVPALVLGLLVFFLNGSLLLLALRLNPSGQSEAAPETAVIVAAVMSAVASATGGALAVRDDDAYRRRLYRLADRRRRGGPACPATPGTVFLQLDGVGHDVLVTAVGKGLMPTVARWLGGPPRQGHAQDAAHRPTHRLTPWHTDWSSQTGASQLGILHGSNHDVPAFRWYEKDSGEVMVCNRPTSAAELQRRAVEHTGDGGLLSADGASRGNLFSGGADEQALVLSIAARRRSRETRSRSGYFAYFSDPANAVRTALSFVAEVVREIAQSTRARLRGERPRVGRGGLYPFVRAFATVVERDVVVAAVMGDMLAGRTAVYADLVAYDEVAHHSGPLGRDTEQVLGRLDRALALIENVAEHAPRPYRIVVLSDHGQSPGETFRARYGLTLGDLVRAGCGLPVPRKAERTHSGAEARAAVRAALRRPVEEGGERHRSSGRGSEPIVLASGNLGLVSFPDVPHRMSKEEIDARHPALLTTLANHPGIGFLLVRSEEHGGVVLGAYGAEIPLDRLDGDLGPLAVFGPGAADAVRRTHSFPHTADIMVNSFHEPADGEVLAFEEQIGSHGGLGGAQARPFLLSPLALSAPVEDDERLTGAEHVHRVLRRWLRESNGLQVPLETAPEEHAA
- a CDS encoding ATP-binding protein, with amino-acid sequence MQAAVTVTPSRIPELLLGLAVVRPVFLWGAPGIGKSSLVREFAESLGLECVSLLGTQLAPEDLIGVPQIRDGRSVFCPPEAIARDEPYCLFLDELNAATPDVQKAFYSLILDRRIGNYELPKGSIVIGAGNRATDNALARPIASALVNRLTHVHLEASARDWLNWAAGHGIHPWILDHLTDRPDHLWSKPPKTEEPFSTPRSWHMLSDALHSFGRDLDEDTLKVLAHGTLTPSHATAFCGYVKIVRSRYGIEAILKGEASWPHRVEDRDLLYYLADSFRGRLVKELPAVKERMSANGRQTAYRAKSLLVQLAEISVEVAQTVIASDADGNPVLPAWFLVEAARDMPRLVEARR
- a CDS encoding MBL fold metallo-hydrolase, which translates into the protein MPVEITWWGHATCTVEDSDVRVLTDPLFARRLAHLRRRRGALPPPGARRADVVLVSHLHADHLHLPSLARLAPGTRLLVPQGAPRAVPGLRRLRHLRLSEMAPGDETTVGPVRIRAVPARHDGRRLPVGRHHSPALGYVVEGEARTYFAGDTGLFEDMAKEVGPVDVALLPVGGWGPYLGEGHLDAGRAAEALARLAPRSAVPVHYGTYWPIGMDAVRPHEFHAPGEEFARLAAERAPTVVVHRLGHGESVRVEVAR